A section of the Pseudanabaena mucicola str. Chao 1806 genome encodes:
- a CDS encoding type II toxin-antitoxin system VapC family toxin — MIVLLDSAPLGILSNPNSTPATLECRYWSERLVAKGYRLIVPEITDYEVRRELLRANKLAGIRRLDQLKNRLEYLPLTTAMMLKTAEFWAEARQTGKPTASPESLDGDVILAAQASLIAESQGDRIVVVATTNVGHLERFVNAKY, encoded by the coding sequence ATGATTGTTTTACTTGACTCAGCCCCACTCGGCATCCTATCAAACCCCAACTCCACCCCCGCCACACTAGAATGCCGCTATTGGTCAGAGAGATTAGTTGCCAAGGGTTATAGATTAATTGTTCCTGAAATTACAGACTACGAAGTTAGGCGTGAATTACTAAGAGCTAACAAACTAGCGGGTATCAGACGTTTAGATCAGCTAAAAAATCGCTTAGAGTATTTACCCCTGACTACAGCAATGATGTTGAAAACTGCTGAATTTTGGGCAGAAGCGAGACAGACAGGTAAACCAACAGCCAGCCCAGAATCCCTAGATGGTGATGTCATCCTTGCTGCCCAAGCATCACTAATTGCCGAATCACAGGGCGATCGCATTGTCGTAGTAGCGACAACAAACGTGGGACATTTGGAAAGATTTGTAAACGCCAAATACTGA
- a CDS encoding PIN domain-containing protein, translating to MIDRHTISLLESYRKKGILVDTNILLLYFVGSVNPKRISQFKRTNQFNVDDFELLIQILGYFQKIVTTPNILTEVSNLIGQLTDPEKSLCFNVLAMATAKLTEVYVPSDVVTSSVQFTRFGITDCGIEQIAKGSYLVLTDDFKLSNYLSTLQIDIINFNHLR from the coding sequence ATGATCGATCGCCACACTATTTCTCTCTTAGAAAGCTATAGAAAAAAAGGGATTTTAGTTGATACAAACATTTTGCTTTTGTATTTTGTTGGTTCAGTCAATCCTAAACGTATTTCTCAGTTTAAGCGCACAAATCAGTTTAATGTAGATGACTTTGAGCTTCTTATTCAAATCCTCGGATACTTTCAAAAGATTGTTACAACACCGAATATTTTAACAGAAGTTAGTAATCTCATTGGACAGCTAACAGACCCAGAGAAATCTTTATGTTTCAATGTTTTAGCAATGGCTACAGCAAAACTTACTGAGGTTTATGTTCCTAGTGATGTGGTGACAAGTTCAGTTCAATTTACAAGATTTGGGATTACAGATTGTGGAATTGAGCAAATCGCAAAGGGTAGTTATCTTGTTTTGACTGATGACTTTAAGTTATCAAACTATCTCTCTACCTTGCAAATTGACATTATAAATTTTAATCATCTACGCTAA
- a CDS encoding Uma2 family endonuclease produces the protein MMIALSDDHKLSPDEYFEWEAKQEIRYEYINGDVFAMACGTIAHSMVAANLISLLRPHLRGKNCRVLGSDAKVGISPSGEFFYPDLLVTCDDRDRKSAKAVFYPKLIIEVLSPSTEAYNRGGKFARYRQLSSLSEYVLVGSESIGVEAFRLNDRGKWELTPYGEGELVQFASIDFECAIAAIFEDVEF, from the coding sequence ATGATGATCGCTTTATCTGATGATCACAAGCTATCGCCCGATGAATATTTTGAATGGGAAGCGAAGCAAGAGATCCGTTATGAATATATCAACGGTGATGTATTTGCAATGGCGTGTGGCACGATCGCTCATAGTATGGTGGCGGCTAATTTGATTTCTTTGTTGCGTCCACATTTGCGTGGGAAAAACTGTCGGGTACTGGGTTCTGATGCTAAGGTGGGGATTTCGCCTAGTGGCGAGTTTTTCTATCCTGACCTATTGGTGACCTGTGACGATCGCGATCGCAAGTCTGCTAAGGCGGTATTTTATCCCAAGCTGATTATTGAGGTATTGTCACCTAGTACAGAAGCGTACAATCGCGGTGGTAAATTTGCCCGTTATCGGCAGTTATCCAGCTTGAGTGAATATGTGTTGGTTGGCTCAGAGAGTATTGGCGTTGAGGCTTTTCGGCTTAACGATCGCGGCAAGTGGGAGTTAACACCCTATGGGGAAGGTGAATTGGTGCAGTTTGCCAGTATTGATTTTGAGTGCGCGATCGCTGCAATTTTCGAAGATGTGGAGTTTTAA
- a CDS encoding type II toxin-antitoxin system YhaV family toxin has translation MIRDGWEIYFHRRLFGKQRRQLKAQVSQLKLTIPPEEFVKHPTVKLLAAVMKGIKEKIVVDPFAPQFTLKGSLRHYGRLKGMGLSDRHRLFFRAFESGDRKVLIILWLGFPRKEGDKNDCYEVFSRMVRNGDFPNDLDQLLAKADFI, from the coding sequence ATCATCCGCGACGGATGGGAAATCTACTTCCATCGCCGTCTATTTGGCAAGCAAAGACGACAACTCAAAGCCCAAGTCAGTCAACTAAAGCTCACAATCCCACCTGAGGAGTTTGTGAAACATCCCACAGTTAAACTATTAGCTGCCGTAATGAAGGGGATCAAAGAGAAGATAGTTGTCGATCCCTTTGCACCTCAATTTACCCTTAAAGGTTCTCTTAGGCATTATGGACGACTAAAAGGCATGGGACTAAGCGATCGCCATCGTTTATTTTTTCGGGCTTTTGAATCAGGCGATCGCAAGGTGTTAATCATTCTGTGGCTAGGATTCCCACGCAAAGAAGGGGATAAAAACGACTGTTATGAAGTTTTCTCGCGCATGGTTCGCAATGGTGATTTTCCCAACGATCTAGACCAACTATTGGCAAAAGCCGATTTTATCTAA
- a CDS encoding DUF7680 family protein, which produces MQEFQLRVVPTDNNNFALELYQCAYKQAGEKKRPAAKRIGKLKGNALVLTRQAIYTALKANKYDPKTLKCDRQAPYVLDEQSGVSLALLFQTVQPLSKEERIANIANGVTAMSNEEAHYWFAKVSNGSKRNALKAIRVLLGD; this is translated from the coding sequence ATGCAAGAGTTTCAACTAAGGGTTGTACCCACCGATAACAATAATTTTGCTTTGGAGCTATACCAATGTGCTTATAAGCAAGCGGGTGAGAAAAAGCGCCCTGCGGCAAAGCGGATCGGTAAGCTCAAGGGTAATGCTTTGGTGCTGACTAGACAGGCGATCTATACTGCATTGAAAGCAAATAAATACGATCCAAAAACTTTGAAATGCGATCGCCAAGCGCCCTATGTCCTTGATGAACAGTCAGGGGTAAGTTTGGCTTTGCTATTTCAGACGGTACAGCCACTGTCGAAGGAAGAGAGGATCGCCAATATTGCTAATGGTGTAACGGCGATGAGTAATGAGGAGGCGCATTATTGGTTTGCGAAGGTGTCCAATGGGTCTAAAAGAAATGCTCTTAAAGCGATTCGGGTATTACTAGGTGATTAG
- a CDS encoding DUF499 domain-containing protein, whose amino-acid sequence MDLTASCNNIVFVYTLASISDTFGAETADLKEALQTSARQERVLSPSTDIEIYNIVKQRIFKSIDDKAADVAAKDYLSVYKSSRLNLPDGCKDANHAQVLQSSYPFSPELFDLLTKKIASIDSFQRTRGALRLLAMLVRHLWQDMSVWIPMIHPHHIPIGLDEGVTSDFTSRLARPLMRNPIQADIFNTDGKLAHAQIHDQEWEAAGKPPFATWVARTIFLHSINQGTSAGIRRAELNLALLMPTVEISYIQPVLDRLTSVAWYLDIDPITTIARFKEEPSINKIIAEEKEQIGNLTAKDHLRSRRDSIFANKVFTLVASPESSGDVDDKPDDVALCVIDFDQGTVNASTDVAPNLVEQIFNNTGESGKFRTFRNRLLFLVANKQELDRAIDITKEHLAIQNILKSPNRQEDLSENQRKQLKERGGAKDLEVRVALTNAYRHLFYPTNDPVKAPKGLLHFTLPAESSSDVKGNKNQQDVILKSLKDCQKIRAEDAGAFAPAYILQKVWLAGLDHWTTKALKEEFAKSLGLQMLLDADIPKLRETIRKGIQEGQWDLKVGAKVYIRGDDGKLPSLPDTIEFSDRMELYRRGILKPPEPRVIELSAQVMPSNESAKPVNLRWRSQGALSVKLYQDGVPIAGEFLPSDSRQVQISQTTIFKIVADYGNGETAEQETRAAIVSYETPTGTGSATNGHDAPSIFEVKPETIDLSGTVNAAFTGFSDRCTDYKVKNIQSIEITVDQVMDYRKITTALSYFSKFTFEIDQKVTIQMDKQFVRFDYQGGLRGFEGFKNPIIALLGVEGVRANVSLKLTFSFEPAIATDGNELVILQQALMRNPVDRLSLTARVSY is encoded by the coding sequence ATGGACTTAACTGCCTCTTGCAATAACATCGTATTTGTTTACACGCTAGCTTCAATATCGGATACCTTTGGCGCAGAAACCGCCGACCTAAAGGAAGCATTGCAAACATCGGCTCGACAAGAACGGGTACTTAGTCCGAGTACAGATATCGAAATTTACAACATTGTTAAGCAGCGAATTTTTAAGAGTATTGACGATAAAGCTGCTGATGTTGCAGCAAAGGATTATTTAAGCGTTTATAAATCCAGTAGGCTAAATCTACCTGATGGGTGCAAAGATGCGAACCATGCCCAAGTATTGCAGTCTAGCTATCCATTCTCGCCAGAACTATTTGACTTACTAACCAAAAAAATTGCTTCTATTGATAGCTTTCAAAGGACAAGGGGAGCGTTGAGACTACTGGCAATGCTGGTAAGACATCTCTGGCAAGATATGTCGGTATGGATACCGATGATTCATCCACACCATATTCCTATTGGTTTAGATGAAGGTGTGACCAGTGACTTTACATCAAGATTAGCGCGTCCATTGATGCGAAACCCCATTCAAGCAGATATCTTTAATACGGATGGGAAACTTGCCCATGCCCAAATACACGATCAAGAATGGGAGGCAGCAGGTAAGCCCCCCTTTGCGACATGGGTAGCTAGAACTATCTTCTTGCATTCCATTAACCAAGGTACATCCGCAGGTATCCGCCGTGCCGAGCTAAATTTAGCTTTGCTGATGCCCACAGTTGAGATTAGTTATATTCAACCCGTGTTAGATCGATTAACGAGCGTGGCATGGTATCTGGATATCGATCCGATTACAACGATCGCTCGTTTTAAAGAAGAACCATCGATCAATAAGATTATTGCGGAAGAGAAAGAGCAGATTGGCAATCTCACAGCGAAAGACCATCTGCGATCGCGTCGCGATAGTATTTTTGCCAACAAAGTCTTTACCTTAGTTGCTAGTCCTGAAAGTTCGGGAGATGTTGACGATAAACCTGATGATGTTGCGCTTTGTGTAATTGACTTTGACCAAGGAACCGTGAATGCTTCCACCGATGTTGCACCTAATCTAGTTGAGCAAATTTTTAATAACACTGGAGAGTCTGGTAAGTTCCGTACATTTCGGAATCGGTTACTTTTCTTGGTGGCAAATAAACAGGAATTAGATCGGGCAATTGATATTACAAAAGAGCATCTTGCCATTCAAAACATTCTCAAGTCACCAAATCGTCAAGAGGACTTATCAGAAAATCAGCGTAAACAACTAAAGGAACGGGGTGGCGCAAAGGATTTAGAGGTAAGGGTTGCTTTAACTAATGCCTACCGTCATTTGTTTTATCCAACCAATGATCCTGTAAAAGCACCGAAAGGATTGCTGCATTTCACTTTACCTGCGGAATCTTCTAGTGATGTTAAGGGTAATAAGAACCAACAAGATGTGATTCTCAAGTCTTTAAAAGATTGCCAAAAGATTCGAGCAGAAGATGCGGGAGCATTTGCACCTGCGTATATTTTGCAAAAGGTGTGGTTAGCGGGTTTAGACCACTGGACAACCAAAGCTTTAAAAGAAGAATTTGCCAAATCTCTTGGTTTGCAGATGTTGCTGGACGCAGATATTCCTAAGTTACGGGAAACGATCCGTAAAGGTATACAGGAAGGTCAATGGGATTTAAAGGTTGGTGCTAAGGTTTACATTCGTGGTGATGATGGCAAGTTGCCAAGCCTGCCAGACACGATTGAATTTTCCGATCGCATGGAGTTATATCGGCGCGGCATCCTGAAACCGCCAGAGCCAAGGGTGATCGAGTTGTCTGCTCAGGTGATGCCCAGTAATGAATCAGCAAAACCTGTGAATTTACGTTGGCGATCGCAAGGTGCGTTATCGGTCAAGCTTTATCAGGATGGAGTACCAATCGCTGGTGAGTTTTTACCATCGGATAGTCGTCAGGTACAAATTAGTCAAACCACGATTTTTAAAATTGTGGCTGATTATGGCAATGGGGAAACCGCAGAGCAGGAAACTAGAGCCGCAATCGTTTCCTATGAAACTCCCACTGGCACGGGTTCGGCGACAAATGGACATGATGCACCTTCAATTTTTGAAGTAAAGCCTGAAACGATTGATCTGTCTGGAACTGTTAATGCTGCGTTTACAGGATTTAGCGATCGCTGTACAGATTACAAGGTTAAAAACATTCAGAGCATCGAAATTACGGTCGATCAAGTGATGGACTATCGCAAGATTACGACAGCTTTGTCATACTTTAGTAAATTTACCTTTGAGATTGACCAGAAGGTAACAATTCAGATGGACAAGCAGTTTGTGCGTTTCGACTATCAAGGTGGGTTGCGGGGTTTTGAAGGTTTTAAGAACCCCATTATTGCTTTGCTTGGTGTTGAGGGAGTCAGAGCTAATGTGAGTCTCAAGCTAACATTTAGCTTTGAACCTGCGATCGCCACTGATGGTAATGAGTTGGTAATCTTACAACAAGCTTTAATGCGTAATCCTGTCGATCGCCTATCTCTAACTGCGAGGGTAAGTTACTAA
- a CDS encoding Rpn family recombination-promoting nuclease/putative transposase, producing the protein MRTDTLFYQLFNAFHSLLFELIERPISEAEGYEFISVEVKEKAFRFDGIFIPKTKDKPIYLIEVQFQQKEDFYWEYLSEIYLYLNQSRPEQDWKAIAIFARRSYEPEPRSHVQEMLNCQRIQRVYLEDLVDRETDSFAIAIVQLILSSESQAVAMARQLGDKIEQENDPEIQEQVLELIETVLVYKFPKLTRQEIEAMFTYSDLKQTRVYQDAKEEGEQRGEQRGLQLGEQKGLKLGEQRGLVKGQATMLLRLLNRKFGQISPSLRGKVNKLSAKQLENLAEALFDLETIADLSEWLKTQGKAK; encoded by the coding sequence ATGAGGACTGACACGCTTTTCTATCAATTATTTAACGCCTTTCACAGCTTGCTATTTGAGCTAATCGAACGCCCGATCTCGGAAGCAGAGGGCTATGAATTTATCTCAGTGGAAGTGAAAGAGAAAGCCTTTCGCTTTGATGGAATATTTATCCCAAAAACGAAAGACAAACCGATCTATTTAATAGAAGTACAATTTCAGCAAAAGGAAGACTTTTACTGGGAGTACTTATCGGAAATATATCTGTATTTGAACCAATCTCGTCCAGAACAGGACTGGAAAGCGATCGCCATCTTTGCGAGGCGTAGCTATGAGCCAGAGCCAAGAAGCCATGTGCAGGAGATGCTCAACTGTCAAAGGATACAAAGAGTCTACCTAGAAGACTTGGTAGATCGGGAGACGGACTCCTTTGCGATCGCTATTGTTCAGTTAATCTTGTCTAGTGAAAGTCAAGCCGTAGCTATGGCAAGACAATTGGGCGATAAAATTGAGCAGGAAAATGATCCCGAAATTCAAGAGCAGGTATTAGAATTAATAGAGACGGTATTGGTATATAAATTTCCCAAATTAACTCGTCAGGAGATTGAGGCAATGTTTACATACAGCGATTTAAAGCAGACCCGTGTATATCAAGATGCAAAAGAAGAAGGCGAACAACGTGGTGAGCAACGTGGTTTACAGCTAGGTGAACAAAAAGGTTTAAAGCTAGGCGAACAGCGCGGACTGGTCAAAGGACAAGCTACGATGCTGCTGCGGCTGCTCAATCGCAAATTTGGACAGATTAGCCCAAGTTTGCGGGGCAAGGTAAACAAACTATCGGCAAAACAGCTAGAAAATTTAGCCGAAGCATTATTTGACTTAGAGACGATTGCTGACCTAAGTGAGTGGCTAAAGACTCAAGGTAAAGCTAAATAG
- a CDS encoding transposase, with product MESIVKHAQRLVYSLLSFMPSVYQKASLNAILGLFLEAQGHPLPQHTQVKSASSLSRFQNHYNWSTRSVIRITRQIILEQIAQHRPYKGSPLKILIDLTTLTKCGKFLHLNTSTADGSAPWVRMLNGKRGLHLVLLYLVYGEWRIPWSFRVWRGKGYASPSDLACKLLGTVPKRLTQGRKVIVLADTEFCTVKFLNTVRAKAWRVVVGIRCNRKLQDGRSVKQLYRHGKRGQQVLLEGLSTTFTISWFWLKRADSKRELRFVISSHPYSGAYLVMLGRKRWAIEGFFKTIKHRFGLHCFGQSTKLGECKLKCVKSGIYIER from the coding sequence ATGGAAAGCATCGTTAAGCACGCCCAAAGGTTAGTTTATAGCCTTCTGAGCTTTATGCCTAGTGTGTATCAAAAAGCCAGTCTGAATGCGATATTGGGACTATTTCTCGAAGCGCAGGGACATCCTTTACCTCAACATACGCAAGTAAAATCAGCCAGTTCGTTAAGTCGGTTTCAAAATCACTATAACTGGTCTACGCGGTCAGTGATTCGGATAACCCGTCAGATCATCTTAGAGCAAATCGCTCAGCATCGACCATACAAAGGGAGTCCATTGAAGATCTTGATTGACTTGACCACATTGACAAAATGCGGCAAGTTTTTGCATCTAAATACCTCGACGGCTGACGGCTCAGCCCCATGGGTAAGGATGCTCAACGGTAAGCGAGGACTTCATCTAGTCTTACTTTATCTAGTCTACGGTGAGTGGCGAATACCATGGAGTTTTAGAGTGTGGCGCGGCAAGGGATATGCGAGTCCATCAGACTTAGCTTGTAAATTGTTGGGAACAGTGCCAAAGCGATTAACCCAAGGCAGGAAAGTAATTGTTCTTGCTGATACTGAGTTTTGCACAGTCAAGTTTTTAAATACAGTCCGAGCAAAGGCTTGGCGAGTTGTTGTGGGCATACGCTGCAATCGTAAGCTTCAAGATGGGCGTTCGGTCAAACAACTTTATCGTCATGGCAAACGGGGGCAACAAGTTTTACTCGAAGGGCTAAGTACCACATTTACCATCTCTTGGTTCTGGCTCAAAAGAGCTGATAGCAAACGAGAGTTACGCTTTGTGATTTCTTCTCATCCTTATTCGGGTGCTTATCTGGTGATGTTGGGTCGTAAGCGTTGGGCGATTGAGGGATTTTTCAAAACCATTAAACATCGCTTTGGTTTACATTGTTTTGGGCAGTCTACAAAACTTGGAGAGTGTAAATTAAAGTGTGTAAAGTCTGGGATATATATAGAGAGATGA
- a CDS encoding IS256 family transposase — translation MNIRKELLDELLQECKTPPDLFGEGGILKQLTTALVERALEAELSTHLGYKKHESRPEGQSNSRNGYSQKKVQGDFGIAEIAIPRDRNGEFEPHLVKKGQSRLSGLDEKIIALYARGMSVRDIQGQLQEMYGVEVSPALISNVTDAVIDEVKQWQNRPLDAVYPIVFLDCLVIKVRDNGRVINKSLYFALAVNMDGYKELLGMWISPNEGAKFWLSVLTEIRNRGVKDILIACVDGLTGFPNAIETVFPKTQVQLCIVHMVRNSVAFVPWQQRKQVCADLKAIYAATTESEAEFNLELFAEKWDKLYPSISKSWRSHWANIIPFFAFPLEIRRAIYTTNAIESMNSSLRKVIKSQQIFPTDEAAFKLVYLAMRNISKKWTMPIRDWKPALNRFAILFEDRLHL, via the coding sequence ATGAATATCCGCAAAGAATTGCTAGACGAATTGCTGCAAGAATGTAAAACACCACCCGACCTATTCGGAGAAGGAGGAATCCTGAAACAACTAACCACCGCACTGGTGGAACGAGCATTAGAAGCAGAATTATCAACGCATCTAGGGTACAAGAAGCACGAATCCAGACCAGAAGGACAAAGCAACAGTCGCAACGGCTATAGCCAGAAAAAAGTCCAAGGCGACTTTGGCATAGCCGAAATTGCAATACCACGCGATCGCAACGGAGAGTTTGAACCCCATCTGGTGAAGAAAGGACAAAGCCGCTTGTCAGGACTAGACGAGAAGATCATTGCCCTATATGCCAGAGGGATGAGTGTCAGGGATATCCAAGGACAGTTGCAAGAAATGTATGGTGTCGAGGTATCACCAGCCCTCATTTCCAATGTCACTGATGCCGTAATTGATGAGGTGAAACAATGGCAAAACCGTCCCCTTGATGCGGTTTATCCAATTGTATTTCTGGACTGTCTAGTCATCAAAGTGCGAGACAATGGCAGGGTGATTAACAAGTCCCTGTACTTTGCCTTGGCGGTGAATATGGACGGATACAAGGAATTATTGGGTATGTGGATTTCACCGAATGAGGGTGCAAAATTCTGGTTATCGGTACTCACCGAAATTCGTAACCGTGGGGTCAAAGATATTTTGATTGCTTGCGTTGACGGTTTGACTGGTTTTCCCAATGCTATCGAAACGGTATTTCCTAAAACGCAGGTGCAGTTGTGCATTGTCCACATGGTCAGAAACTCGGTTGCTTTTGTACCTTGGCAACAGCGTAAGCAGGTTTGTGCCGACCTCAAGGCGATTTATGCGGCGACGACGGAATCGGAGGCGGAGTTTAACCTTGAACTCTTTGCTGAAAAATGGGACAAACTATATCCCTCGATCTCCAAATCTTGGCGCAGTCATTGGGCGAACATTATCCCCTTCTTTGCGTTTCCTCTTGAGATTCGCAGGGCAATTTATACGACTAATGCGATTGAGTCGATGAATAGCAGTTTGCGGAAGGTGATTAAGTCTCAGCAGATTTTTCCGACCGATGAGGCTGCTTTCAAGCTGGTTTACTTGGCTATGCGGAATATTTCTAAGAAATGGACTATGCCCATTCGCGATTGGAAACCTGCTCTCAATCGCTTTGCGATCCTCTTCGAGGATCGGCTCCATCTCTAG
- a CDS encoding Fic family protein: MVLKLFSNPFLLKAFGNGARSQLSLQEAKDSSAIENIITTHDDLYRSDSLAEQFVSVAAKEVYNYATALRNGFTQVKQTGLLTNNDILKIHACIEENRAGYRKLSGTALKNDQTGETVYTPPQLYDQIVALMSNLEKFINDDTLCDWDELTKMAVIHHQFESIHPFYDGNGRTGRIINILYLVKQGLLGSPVLYLSRYINQYKSDYYRLLQEVRTEGNWEDWLLFMLEGIEQTSRQTIVLIQSIRDLMQQYKIRLRGELPKIYSQDLLNIIFSHPYSKIEFVVQGLEVTRITATRYLDEMTRIGLMSKQKLGRDNYYINIALFNLLGNVHEK; encoded by the coding sequence ATGGTTTTAAAATTGTTCTCAAACCCATTCCTACTTAAAGCTTTTGGGAATGGTGCAAGATCTCAGCTATCTTTGCAAGAAGCGAAAGATAGTTCAGCAATTGAAAATATCATCACAACCCATGATGATCTGTATCGAAGCGATAGCCTTGCCGAGCAGTTTGTCAGTGTCGCCGCAAAAGAGGTATACAACTATGCCACAGCCTTGCGAAACGGATTTACACAAGTTAAGCAGACAGGACTATTGACGAATAACGACATTCTCAAAATACACGCTTGCATAGAAGAAAATCGTGCTGGTTATCGCAAGCTATCTGGTACTGCATTGAAGAACGATCAGACAGGAGAGACAGTTTATACCCCGCCTCAGCTTTATGACCAAATAGTAGCTTTGATGAGCAATCTCGAAAAATTTATAAACGATGATACTCTCTGTGACTGGGATGAACTTACCAAAATGGCAGTAATCCATCATCAGTTTGAAAGCATACATCCGTTTTATGATGGAAATGGTAGAACAGGAAGAATTATCAACATCTTATATCTAGTCAAGCAAGGCTTACTCGGTAGTCCCGTCCTGTATCTTTCACGCTATATCAACCAATATAAAAGTGATTACTATCGTTTGTTGCAAGAGGTTCGCACTGAAGGAAATTGGGAAGACTGGCTGCTATTCATGCTGGAAGGGATTGAACAGACTTCTCGACAAACGATAGTGTTAATTCAGAGCATTAGGGATTTGATGCAGCAATACAAAATAAGACTACGAGGAGAACTGCCAAAAATCTACAGTCAAGATTTGCTCAACATTATTTTTAGCCATCCCTACAGCAAAATAGAATTTGTTGTTCAAGGGCTAGAGGTGACGCGCATTACCGCAACCAGATATTTGGACGAGATGACCCGCATAGGATTGATGAGCAAGCAAAAACTGGGACGAGATAACTATTACATCAACATTGCCCTGTTTAACTTGTTGGGTAATGTGCATGAAAAGTGA
- a CDS encoding AbrB/MazE/SpoVT family DNA-binding domain-containing protein — protein MLEVTLSQHYQISIPQEIRDLLNLQVGQKFSVVLKNDSITLVPKSSIQSFRGILKGANTHNVRDRSERV, from the coding sequence ATGCTAGAAGTTACCTTGTCACAACATTATCAGATTTCTATCCCACAGGAAATTAGAGATTTGTTAAATTTACAAGTGGGGCAGAAGTTTTCGGTTGTTTTAAAAAACGATTCAATTACACTTGTCCCTAAATCTTCTATCCAATCATTCCGAGGTATCTTAAAGGGAGCTAATACTCACAATGTACGCGATCGCAGTGAAAGAGTATGA
- a CDS encoding type II toxin-antitoxin system VapC family toxin, whose translation MKFLVDTCGWLEWLTDGVLADEFAPYLNDPDNLIIPTSIQYELHKWICRERDVVLAMQIIELTQQSTVIPLTQSLALLASELSQKHKLSFADSIIYATAQQENVKLITSDNHFEGLPDVIYFSKKS comes from the coding sequence ATGAAGTTTCTTGTTGATACTTGTGGATGGTTAGAGTGGTTGACTGATGGTGTATTGGCTGATGAGTTTGCTCCCTACTTAAACGATCCCGATAATTTGATTATTCCGACTTCCATACAATATGAGTTGCATAAATGGATATGCCGCGAACGTGATGTGGTATTGGCGATGCAAATCATTGAACTCACTCAGCAATCTACTGTAATTCCGTTGACTCAATCTCTGGCGTTACTTGCTTCGGAATTATCACAAAAGCATAAATTGAGTTTTGCGGATTCAATTATCTATGCAACAGCCCAGCAAGAGAATGTTAAGCTTATTACATCAGATAATCATTTTGAAGGGTTGCCTGATGTAATTTATTTCTCTAAAAAGTCTTGA
- a CDS encoding clan AA aspartic protease, protein MMFGFVNNNCEAIIKVAVGRIGSPKIAIDAVIDTGFTSFLSLPLSVITDLGLPWHYRDIGTLGDGSEVVFEIYKASVIWDGQEQIIDVAASDADPLVGMGLLYGFKLQIEAIEGGRVTIEALT, encoded by the coding sequence ATGATGTTCGGTTTTGTCAATAATAATTGTGAAGCAATTATCAAAGTTGCAGTGGGTCGTATCGGTTCACCCAAAATAGCTATTGATGCTGTCATTGATACAGGATTCACCAGCTTTTTGTCTTTACCGCTTTCTGTCATCACAGATCTTGGATTGCCTTGGCACTATCGAGATATTGGCACATTAGGCGATGGGAGCGAGGTCGTTTTTGAAATATATAAAGCTTCTGTAATCTGGGATGGTCAAGAGCAAATTATTGATGTAGCGGCTTCTGATGCAGATCCGTTAGTAGGAATGGGTTTGTTGTATGGTTTTAAACTTCAGATTGAGGCAATTGAAGGTGGGCGCGTTACAATCGAAGCCTTGACTTAG